A section of the Candidatus Manganitrophus noduliformans genome encodes:
- a CDS encoding aminoacyl-tRNA deacylase, translating into MKLTPNTKWDGLKKWFFNLFEKEKYPAVMVRVEAFLRENEIPYRILQHPEASSASELAESLHVSGKRVAKVVIVRAKGRYAMVVLPSHLQINLQRLARLLKVNHLRLAAEGELKALFPDCEVGAMPPFGNLYGIPVYVDVSMRLDPLFVFAVGTRHDAIEIFYRDFEKSVKPKVGIFAAVPIERLAV; encoded by the coding sequence ATGAAGCTGACTCCGAACACAAAATGGGACGGGTTAAAAAAGTGGTTTTTTAATCTGTTCGAGAAGGAAAAATACCCCGCCGTGATGGTACGCGTTGAGGCGTTCTTACGCGAGAACGAAATCCCATACCGAATTCTGCAACATCCGGAGGCATCGAGCGCTTCGGAACTGGCCGAGTCGCTCCATGTTTCCGGAAAACGGGTGGCGAAAGTGGTCATTGTCCGCGCCAAGGGGCGTTACGCGATGGTGGTATTGCCTTCGCATCTGCAGATCAATCTTCAACGTTTGGCGCGTTTGCTGAAGGTAAATCATCTGCGTCTGGCCGCCGAAGGGGAGTTAAAAGCGCTCTTCCCGGACTGCGAGGTCGGGGCGATGCCCCCTTTCGGCAATTTGTACGGGATTCCCGTCTATGTCGACGTCTCGATGAGGCTCGATCCCCTTTTTGTTTTTGCGGTCGGGACGCGCCATGACGCCATCGAAATCTTCTATCGGGATTTCGAGAAATCGGTCAAGCCGAAGGTTGGAATTTTCGCGGCGGTTCCGATCGAGCGGCTTGCGGTTTGA
- a CDS encoding universal stress protein — protein MKQNKRGKSDVSRILVPTDFSECSSDALDYAMALAKPLNAELILAHVIEPFPYTAVNAIAFINYEERLIPEARSLLDELSKRPLREKLSVETHLSTGIASREIIRLAEREEADLIVMGTHGRTGIDHLFTGSVAEKVVRLSPCPVLTVHFRSSGSKRKTAAPKRKSATKL, from the coding sequence ATGAAGCAAAACAAAAGAGGGAAGAGCGACGTCTCCCGGATTTTGGTCCCGACCGATTTCTCCGAGTGCTCATCCGATGCGCTTGATTATGCAATGGCCCTGGCCAAGCCGCTTAACGCGGAACTTATTTTGGCCCATGTGATCGAGCCGTTCCCGTATACGGCGGTGAATGCGATCGCTTTCATCAATTATGAGGAGCGCCTGATTCCTGAAGCCCGGTCGCTGCTCGATGAGCTGTCGAAGCGGCCTCTCAGAGAAAAGCTTTCGGTGGAAACACACCTGAGCACCGGGATCGCTTCTCGGGAGATCATCAGACTGGCTGAACGTGAAGAGGCCGACCTGATCGTGATGGGAACCCACGGCCGCACCGGAATCGATCATCTCTTCACCGGAAGCGTCGCGGAAAAGGTGGTCCGTCTTTCGCCCTGTCCCGTCCTGACCGTTCACTTCCGGTCGTCGGGCTCCAAGCGAAAGACGGCCGCACCGAAACGAAAGAGCGCAACGAAGTTATAA
- a CDS encoding HypC/HybG/HupF family hydrogenase formation chaperone, with amino-acid sequence MCLAVPGKILTIEDAEPILRTGKVQFGGIVKEVHLAYLPEAKVGDYVIVHVGFAISIVDEKEATRVFEYLKEMDEMEKGG; translated from the coding sequence ATGTGCCTCGCCGTCCCCGGAAAAATTTTGACGATTGAGGACGCGGAGCCGATCCTCCGGACCGGCAAAGTTCAATTCGGCGGAATCGTGAAGGAGGTCCATCTCGCCTATCTCCCCGAGGCGAAGGTCGGTGATTACGTGATCGTCCACGTCGGGTTCGCCATCAGCATCGTCGATGAGAAAGAGGCGACGCGTGTCTTCGAGTATCTTAAAGAGATGGACGAAATGGAGAAGGGGGGATGA
- the hypD gene encoding hydrogenase formation protein HypD, whose product MRFIDEYREAETASKYADAIARIVTRPWTVMEICGGQTHAIVKFGIDALLPKEITLLHGPGCPVCVTPVELIDLAIALTSRSDVILCSFGDMLRVPGTSGDLLAAKARGGEIRIVYSPLDAVEIARANPAREVVFFAVGFETTAPATAMAVYQADRQGIKNFSMLVSHVLVPPAMEAILSSPDRLVQGFLAAGHVCTVMGYAEYEPIAARYRVPIVVTGFEPIDILQGIYLCIKQLEEGRCEVENQYTRSVLREGNQPAQQLIREVFQIVPRRWRGVGEIPQSGLGLSGRYEAFDAVRRFGLKESAAETSSECLSGLILQGLKKPNECPAFGLRCTPEHPLGATMVSSEGACAAYYRYRS is encoded by the coding sequence ATGCGTTTCATTGACGAGTACCGCGAAGCCGAAACGGCCAGCAAATATGCGGACGCCATCGCCCGGATCGTGACGCGGCCCTGGACCGTCATGGAGATTTGCGGCGGCCAGACGCATGCCATCGTGAAGTTCGGGATCGATGCGCTGCTGCCGAAAGAGATCACCCTTTTGCACGGGCCGGGGTGCCCCGTCTGTGTGACCCCGGTCGAATTGATCGACCTGGCCATCGCGCTGACCTCCCGGTCCGATGTGATCCTCTGCTCTTTCGGCGACATGCTCCGGGTTCCCGGGACGTCGGGAGATCTGCTCGCGGCGAAGGCGCGCGGCGGAGAGATCCGGATCGTCTACTCCCCGCTCGATGCCGTTGAGATCGCGAGGGCGAACCCGGCACGGGAGGTCGTCTTCTTTGCCGTTGGATTCGAAACGACCGCCCCCGCCACGGCGATGGCGGTTTATCAAGCCGATCGACAAGGGATTAAAAATTTCTCCATGCTCGTCTCCCACGTCCTGGTTCCGCCGGCGATGGAGGCGATCCTCTCCTCCCCGGACCGTCTCGTCCAAGGTTTTCTCGCCGCGGGGCATGTCTGCACGGTGATGGGATATGCCGAATATGAGCCGATCGCTGCGCGCTACCGGGTTCCGATCGTGGTCACCGGATTCGAGCCGATCGACATTCTGCAAGGAATTTACCTCTGCATCAAACAGCTGGAGGAAGGACGCTGTGAGGTCGAGAACCAATACACCCGCTCCGTCCTGCGCGAGGGAAACCAGCCGGCGCAACAGTTAATCCGGGAGGTCTTCCAGATCGTTCCCCGCCGATGGCGCGGGGTCGGCGAGATCCCGCAGAGCGGGCTCGGATTGAGCGGACGGTATGAAGCCTTCGACGCCGTGCGGAGATTCGGGCTGAAGGAAAGCGCCGCCGAAACATCCTCGGAATGCCTCAGCGGTTTGATTCTCCAAGGACTGAAGAAGCCGAATGAGTGCCCCGCCTTCGGTCTCCGTTGCACCCCGGAGCACCCGCTCGGCGCGACAATGGTTTCGTCCGAAGGAGCGTGCGCGGCGTATTATCGATACCGATCATAA
- a CDS encoding HPF/RaiA family ribosome-associated protein — MQLPLKITDRSMDLSEAAREEIREKSELLNKYYDRIIRCEVIVDAPHRHHSKGLLYEVRINITAPDAEMIIKRETDEDIYVAIRDAFDAARRRLEDLAQRQRGDVKRHEPPPYGRVVQLFPEEGYGFLETPDGREIYFHRNSVLNGGFKQLTIGSEVRFAEEEGEKGPQASTVVSI; from the coding sequence ATGCAGCTTCCATTAAAAATCACGGATCGGAGCATGGATCTTTCAGAGGCAGCGAGAGAGGAAATTCGGGAGAAATCGGAGCTGCTCAATAAATATTATGACCGGATCATCCGGTGTGAAGTGATTGTTGATGCGCCACATCGTCATCATTCGAAAGGGCTGCTTTATGAGGTGCGGATCAATATTACCGCCCCCGACGCGGAAATGATCATCAAACGTGAGACCGATGAAGATATTTATGTCGCCATCCGAGATGCTTTCGATGCGGCGCGACGCCGCTTGGAGGATCTTGCACAGCGGCAGAGGGGAGACGTCAAGAGACATGAGCCTCCTCCCTATGGTCGGGTTGTTCAGCTTTTTCCCGAAGAAGGGTACGGTTTTCTGGAAACGCCGGACGGCCGGGAGATCTACTTTCACCGAAACAGCGTATTAAACGGCGGCTTCAAGCAGCTGACGATCGGATCGGAGGTCCGCTTTGCCGAGGAGGAGGGAGAGAAGGGACCCCAGGCGAGCACCGTGGTAAGCATATAA
- a CDS encoding phosphoribosyltransferase, producing the protein MMYFRNRRHAAALLAEKLARYKGQRPLVLAIPRGAVPMAKIIAEQLEGEMDVVLVHKLGMPGNPELAIGSVDESGHVYLLEYAHTIDFPDRYISAERERQVKTLRERRARYTPVHPPIDPAGRIVIVVDDGIATGASMMAALLSIRTKRPKKIIVATAVAPYDSLQKIQGLTDEVVCLDVPRNFYAVGDFFQEFSQVTDEEVIDLLRQGRSESEKTKSMSEVSP; encoded by the coding sequence ATGATGTATTTTAGAAATCGCCGGCATGCGGCGGCACTTCTCGCTGAAAAGTTAGCCCGATACAAAGGGCAACGTCCATTGGTGCTCGCCATCCCGCGCGGTGCGGTCCCGATGGCAAAGATCATTGCCGAGCAGCTTGAGGGGGAGATGGATGTGGTGCTGGTTCACAAACTGGGAATGCCGGGCAATCCGGAGTTGGCCATCGGGTCGGTTGATGAATCAGGTCACGTTTATCTTCTTGAATACGCTCACACCATCGACTTTCCCGATCGCTATATTTCAGCCGAGCGAGAGCGCCAGGTAAAGACGCTGCGGGAGCGGCGCGCCCGCTACACCCCGGTCCACCCGCCGATCGATCCGGCCGGACGGATCGTGATTGTGGTGGACGACGGAATCGCGACGGGAGCGAGCATGATGGCGGCCCTTCTTTCAATCCGCACAAAGCGGCCGAAGAAGATCATCGTTGCCACGGCGGTGGCGCCGTATGACAGTCTCCAAAAGATTCAAGGGCTGACAGACGAGGTCGTCTGCCTGGACGTGCCCCGTAATTTTTATGCGGTGGGAGATTTCTTTCAGGAGTTTTCTCAGGTGACCGACGAGGAGGTGATCGACCTTCTCCGGCAAGGCCGATCCGAATCGGAGAAGACAAAATCGATGAGCGAGGTGTCGCCATGA
- the ftsH gene encoding ATP-dependent zinc metalloprotease FtsH, which translates to MESKQQTFSFWYFIIAMIALLAVESYFVSPHAETLSYSEFKVLLKAGKVSNLTLGERDISGQFHSEGVQGLFPEERGKELEELEGSEHRFITTRVDDPSLIEELDRMKVQYAGKVETTWIVTLLSWIIPALLFFGLWAFFFRRMGAAGGMMEIGKSKAKVYMEKETKVTFDDVAGIDEAKAELMEVVEFLRSPEKYRRLGGKIPKGVLIVGAPGTGKTLLAKAVAGEAKVPFFSMSGSEFVEMFVGVGAARVRDLFAQAQEKAPCIIFIDELDALGKARGISPMISHDEREQTLNQLLVEMDGFDTAKGVIIMAATNRPEILDPALLRPGRFDRHVALDRPDLNGREKILNVHAKQITLAPEVDLRAIAAKVPGFVGADLANLVNEAALLAARKGKEAVETADFDEAIDRIVAGLEKKNRVMNAKEKETVAYHEAGHALIAECRPHADRVSKISIIPRGVAALGYTQQQPTEDRYLLKKTELLDRLDVLLGGRVAEEIIFGDISTGAQDDLQRATDLARHMVTRFGMSERLGLAAFASPAGNSFLRLPTFSEGREYSERTAQAIDEEIGRLLEEAHARVKETLVMQRGKLEALAKLLLEKEVIDRPTLEQALEIGEETVGAAVTEGRPSNEEGGNHHAAL; encoded by the coding sequence ATGGAAAGCAAACAGCAGACCTTCTCATTCTGGTATTTCATCATCGCCATGATTGCCCTTTTGGCGGTGGAGAGCTATTTCGTTTCACCCCACGCGGAGACCCTTTCCTACAGCGAATTCAAGGTCCTTCTGAAAGCGGGGAAAGTGTCGAACCTGACACTGGGTGAACGCGACATTTCCGGTCAGTTTCATTCGGAGGGGGTGCAAGGGCTTTTCCCCGAAGAGAGGGGAAAGGAGCTGGAAGAGCTCGAAGGGAGCGAACATCGTTTTATAACGACACGCGTTGACGATCCGTCTTTGATCGAGGAGCTGGACCGGATGAAGGTGCAATACGCCGGCAAGGTGGAGACGACCTGGATCGTGACCCTTCTCTCCTGGATCATCCCGGCCTTGCTTTTCTTCGGTCTCTGGGCGTTTTTCTTCCGAAGGATGGGAGCCGCCGGCGGGATGATGGAGATCGGCAAGAGCAAGGCGAAGGTCTACATGGAAAAGGAGACAAAAGTCACCTTCGACGATGTCGCCGGCATCGACGAGGCCAAAGCGGAGCTAATGGAAGTCGTTGAATTTCTCAGAAGCCCCGAAAAGTATCGCCGGTTGGGTGGGAAGATCCCGAAGGGGGTGCTGATCGTCGGGGCCCCCGGCACCGGCAAGACGCTGCTCGCCAAAGCGGTGGCGGGGGAGGCGAAGGTCCCTTTTTTCTCGATGAGCGGGTCGGAGTTCGTCGAGATGTTCGTCGGGGTCGGCGCCGCGCGGGTGCGCGATCTCTTCGCCCAGGCGCAGGAGAAGGCCCCCTGCATCATCTTCATCGACGAGCTCGATGCCTTGGGCAAGGCCCGCGGGATCAGCCCGATGATCAGCCATGACGAACGGGAGCAGACCCTCAACCAGCTTCTGGTGGAGATGGACGGCTTCGACACCGCCAAAGGGGTCATTATCATGGCGGCGACGAACCGGCCGGAGATTCTCGACCCTGCGCTGCTTCGTCCGGGACGGTTCGACCGGCATGTCGCCCTCGACCGGCCCGATCTCAACGGCCGGGAGAAGATCCTCAACGTCCATGCGAAGCAGATCACCCTGGCGCCGGAGGTTGATCTTCGCGCCATCGCCGCCAAAGTCCCCGGATTCGTCGGGGCCGATCTGGCGAACCTGGTCAACGAGGCGGCGCTGCTGGCGGCCCGGAAGGGAAAAGAAGCGGTGGAGACGGCCGACTTTGACGAAGCGATCGACCGGATCGTCGCCGGCCTTGAGAAGAAAAACCGGGTGATGAATGCGAAGGAGAAAGAGACGGTCGCCTACCATGAGGCCGGGCACGCTTTGATCGCAGAGTGCCGTCCCCATGCCGATCGGGTTTCCAAGATCTCGATCATTCCGCGGGGGGTGGCCGCCCTCGGGTATACGCAGCAGCAGCCGACCGAAGACCGGTATCTGCTCAAGAAAACCGAACTGCTCGATCGGCTCGATGTGCTTCTCGGGGGACGGGTGGCGGAGGAGATCATCTTCGGCGATATCTCGACCGGGGCGCAGGATGACCTGCAGCGGGCGACCGATCTGGCCCGTCACATGGTCACCCGGTTCGGAATGAGCGAACGGCTCGGCCTGGCCGCTTTTGCGTCGCCCGCCGGAAATTCTTTTCTCCGCCTTCCAACCTTTTCGGAGGGGAGAGAATACAGCGAGCGGACCGCCCAGGCGATCGACGAAGAGATCGGAAGGCTCCTGGAGGAGGCGCATGCCAGGGTCAAAGAAACGCTCGTCATGCAGCGGGGGAAGCTTGAAGCGTTGGCGAAACTTCTCCTTGAAAAGGAGGTCATCGATCGACCGACCCTGGAACAGGCGCTCGAGATCGGGGAAGAAACGGTCGGCGCGGCGGTGACGGAGGGCAGGCCATCCAACGAAGAGGGAGGGAATCATCATGCCGCTTTATGA
- a CDS encoding FmdB family zinc ribbon protein, with product MPLYEYKCLNCDKEFIVALTLSERQRGVIVQCPGCDSKKVRQMISPFIAKTASKTA from the coding sequence ATGCCGCTTTATGAATACAAATGTCTTAACTGCGATAAGGAGTTCATAGTCGCCCTTACCCTTTCGGAAAGGCAGCGGGGCGTGATCGTCCAGTGTCCCGGCTGCGACAGCAAGAAGGTGAGGCAGATGATCAGCCCCTTTATCGCGAAGACCGCCAGCAAGACGGCTTAA
- a CDS encoding c-type cytochrome, with the protein MKKSDRFILKFSKRRLAMTAGALFAVFVLSEALPQERDPITGRDYTGVCASCHGSKGISTNPMVPSLAGQDRSYLIGQLQALRDKRRRHAAMEGIIAEMADGDIAYMATYYSKRIPMTGKKQLIFKKREKGEPFYKKCRGCHGDRAEGRDGIPRLAGQQAVYLEKTLLAYRAGERSAAGMNESVFALSPEEIKSLSRFLSTLR; encoded by the coding sequence ATGAAAAAAAGCGATCGTTTCATCCTGAAATTTTCGAAACGCCGGCTGGCGATGACGGCCGGGGCGCTCTTTGCCGTTTTTGTATTGTCGGAGGCGCTCCCCCAGGAGCGCGACCCGATCACCGGCCGAGACTATACGGGGGTTTGCGCCAGCTGCCATGGATCGAAGGGGATCAGCACCAACCCGATGGTTCCCAGTTTGGCGGGTCAAGACCGCTCCTATCTGATCGGGCAGCTTCAGGCCTTGCGGGATAAGCGCCGTCGGCATGCGGCGATGGAAGGAATCATCGCGGAGATGGCCGACGGAGACATCGCGTATATGGCGACTTACTATTCGAAACGGATTCCGATGACCGGCAAGAAGCAGCTTATTTTTAAAAAGCGGGAGAAAGGGGAGCCCTTTTACAAGAAATGCCGGGGGTGCCATGGCGATCGCGCCGAAGGTCGTGACGGGATTCCTCGCCTGGCCGGTCAGCAAGCGGTTTATCTTGAAAAGACGCTGTTGGCCTATCGGGCAGGAGAGCGGTCAGCAGCCGGAATGAATGAGTCGGTTTTTGCCCTAAGCCCTGAAGAGATCAAATCGCTCTCACGCTTTCTTTCAACCCTGAGATAA
- a CDS encoding BCAM0308 family protein: MTTKTRGSGIRKPGGERITHWLGLQKEYLHDTYKARGKPASPTVCPECGAIFRRGRWSWGVRPAGANEESCPACHRIRDRYPAGILHLSGPFFKAHKEEILNLVRHKEAEAKREHPLCRIMTVAEDEFGVIVTTTDTHLPRRIGEALWHAYHGELDLHYGQDPRLIRMNWKA, encoded by the coding sequence ATGACAACAAAAACAAGAGGGAGCGGAATTCGAAAACCGGGCGGAGAGCGGATTACCCACTGGCTGGGGCTGCAGAAAGAATATCTGCACGATACTTACAAGGCACGCGGCAAACCGGCGTCGCCGACCGTTTGCCCCGAGTGCGGGGCGATCTTCCGCAGGGGCCGCTGGAGCTGGGGGGTGCGACCCGCCGGTGCTAATGAAGAGAGCTGCCCCGCCTGCCATCGGATCCGGGATCGTTATCCCGCCGGGATCCTTCATCTGAGCGGGCCGTTTTTCAAGGCTCACAAGGAAGAAATATTAAACCTGGTCCGCCATAAGGAAGCCGAAGCGAAGCGGGAGCATCCTCTTTGCCGGATCATGACAGTGGCGGAAGATGAATTCGGCGTGATTGTCACGACGACCGACACCCATCTTCCCCGCCGGATCGGCGAGGCGCTCTGGCATGCCTATCATGGGGAGCTCGATCTCCATTATGGGCAGGATCCGAGGTTGATCCGGATGAATTGGAAGGCTTAG
- a CDS encoding four helix bundle protein: MRGVLSIPIIKEIFHFSFAIYHLPFEKWKITNGKWQMANQPEQTQERADGLEERLIEFAVSIIRLSNKLPNTPSGKHIAGQILRSGTSPAPNYGEARGAESRSDFIHKLSIVLKELNETSIWLRMIDKSNLISSENVLELMNENNELCRIITASIKTIRSGRPKIDKPTVR, translated from the coding sequence GTGCGCGGCGTATTATCGATACCGATCATAAAAGAAATTTTCCATTTTTCATTTGCCATTTATCATCTGCCATTTGAAAAATGGAAAATAACAAATGGAAAATGGCAAATGGCAAATCAACCAGAGCAAACTCAGGAAAGGGCCGATGGGCTTGAGGAAAGGTTGATTGAGTTTGCGGTCAGTATCATACGGCTTTCTAACAAACTACCGAATACACCGTCCGGCAAACATATTGCCGGACAGATCCTACGATCCGGAACTTCTCCTGCCCCGAACTATGGCGAAGCCAGAGGAGCTGAAAGCCGGTCAGATTTCATCCACAAGTTAAGTATTGTTTTAAAAGAGTTGAATGAAACCTCAATCTGGCTTCGAATGATCGATAAAAGTAATCTCATTTCTTCTGAAAATGTTCTCGAATTGATGAATGAGAATAACGAATTGTGTCGAATCATCACCGCCTCAATAAAAACAATCCGCTCTGGTAGACCCAAAATCGATAAACCAACGGTTCGCTAA
- the hypE gene encoding hydrogenase expression/formation protein HypE yields MINGKWQMESPFCPIPIQEYPQILLAHGGGGRLMKQLIEKMFLPVFGPASPSLLHDAALLSLNGETAFTTDSYVVHPLFFPGGDIGSLAVHGTVNDLAMAGAKPLYLSVGFILEEGLPMETLWRVVVSIQRAAEQSGVRIVTGDTKVVDRGKGDGIFINTAGIGIKRHSQKIGPGEVRPGDLLLVNGDLGRHGIAIMAAREGLAFETAIESDSAPLADLIEALLSRGIELHCLRDLTRGGLASALNEIAEAAGVTIRIEEDRIPIQEAVRGACEILGLDPLYVANEGRFVAFVAPRDAERALSILRADPLGIHASLIGRVTEDGGVSVVMKSTIGTDRRVDMLAGNQLPRIC; encoded by the coding sequence ATGATCAATGGAAAATGGCAAATGGAATCCCCCTTCTGCCCCATTCCGATCCAAGAGTACCCGCAGATCCTCCTCGCCCACGGCGGGGGAGGGCGATTGATGAAGCAGCTGATCGAGAAGATGTTCCTACCGGTCTTCGGTCCGGCCTCCCCCTCTCTTCTTCATGATGCCGCCTTGCTCTCCTTAAACGGCGAGACCGCCTTTACCACCGACTCTTACGTTGTTCACCCCCTCTTCTTCCCGGGGGGAGATATCGGATCGCTCGCAGTCCATGGAACGGTCAACGACCTGGCGATGGCCGGGGCGAAGCCGCTTTATCTCAGCGTCGGGTTTATTCTGGAAGAAGGGCTTCCGATGGAAACACTCTGGCGGGTGGTCGTCTCGATACAGCGGGCGGCCGAGCAATCGGGCGTCCGGATCGTCACCGGAGACACCAAAGTCGTCGATCGCGGAAAAGGGGACGGGATCTTCATCAACACCGCCGGGATCGGGATCAAGCGGCATTCTCAAAAGATCGGGCCTGGAGAAGTGCGGCCGGGAGATCTTCTCCTCGTCAACGGCGATCTCGGACGGCACGGCATCGCCATCATGGCGGCCCGAGAGGGCTTGGCGTTCGAGACGGCGATTGAGAGCGACTCGGCCCCGCTGGCCGATTTGATTGAAGCGCTCCTCTCCCGGGGGATCGAGCTTCACTGCCTGCGCGATCTCACCCGCGGGGGCTTGGCGAGCGCCTTGAACGAAATTGCGGAAGCGGCAGGGGTGACGATCCGAATCGAGGAGGATCGAATTCCGATCCAAGAAGCGGTCCGGGGGGCGTGTGAAATATTGGGCCTCGATCCGCTCTACGTCGCGAATGAGGGGAGGTTTGTCGCCTTTGTCGCGCCGCGCGATGCCGAGCGCGCCTTATCGATTCTGCGCGCCGATCCTTTAGGGATCCACGCCTCCCTCATCGGCCGCGTCACCGAGGACGGCGGCGTCTCCGTCGTCATGAAAAGCACGATCGGGACCGACCGAAGGGTCGACATGTTGGCCGGCAATCAACTCCCACGGATCTGCTGA